One Corvus moneduloides isolate bCorMon1 chromosome Z, bCorMon1.pri, whole genome shotgun sequence genomic window carries:
- the TXN gene encoding thioredoxin: protein MVKTVGSLVEFEAELKSAGEKLIVVDFSATWCGPCKMIKPFFHSLCEKYGDVVFIEIDVDDAQDVASHCDVKCMPTFQFYKNGKKVQEFSGANKEKLEETIKSLV from the exons ATGGTGAAGACCGTGGGCAGCCTG gttGAATTTGAGGCAGAACTGAAATCTGCTGGTGAGAAGCTTATAGTAGTTGATTTCTCTGCCACGTGGTGTGGACCATGCAAAATGATCAAGCCCTTTTTCCAT aGTTTGTGTGAGAAGTATGGTGATGTGGTGTTCATAGAGATCGATGTGGATGATGCCCAG GATGTCGCTTCACACTGTGATGTGAAGTGCATGCCAACGTTCCAGTTCTACAAGAACGGAAAGAAG GTGCAGGAGTTCTCCGGGGCCAATAAAGAGAAGCTGGAAGAGACCATTAAAAGTCTAGTCTAA